In a single window of the Mesoplodon densirostris isolate mMesDen1 chromosome 16, mMesDen1 primary haplotype, whole genome shotgun sequence genome:
- the BRICD5 gene encoding BRICHOS domain-containing protein 5 — protein MERGSCRAESPGSGPVGAPLTAVCLHVKTKPCHGGWRAPGLLLLLLALATAGAVAGGLLGFAHSPLKPLLQTLRLTLPSPRVPRSNQTEQVDVAQNVATIRVTPAQSNHSWAVLFDGQSGCVCYRPSEHQACFLRLMEPRDRETLQLLVNTSWPQGTRSPSQDTHYTQELLAVLGSREVDPAQVGASVRNLCAKTPIYWARRAERPQRQRLIYLCIDICFPSNICMSVCFYYLPD, from the exons ATGGAGCGGGGGAGCTGCCGGGCCGAGAGCCCCGGATCTGGACCTGTCGGG GCCCCACTGACTGCAGTGTGCCTCCACGTGAAGACCAAGCCCTGCCACGGGGGCTGGAGAGCTCCTGgcctgctactgctgctgctggcaCTGGCCACCGCTGGGGCCGTGGCTGGAGGTCTTCTTGGCTTCGCTCACAGCCCTCTCAAG CCACTGCTGCAGACGCTCCGTCTGACCCTCCCGAGCCCCAGGGTGCCCCGGTCCAACCAAACCGAACAGGTGGACGTGGCCCAGAACGTGGCAACCATCAGGGTGACTCCAGCTCAGAGCAACCACAGCTGGGCAGTGCTGTTCGACGGGCAGAGC GGTTGTGTCTGTTACCGCCCCTCAGAGCACCAGGCCTGCTTCCTCCGCCTGATGGAACCCCGAGACCGCGAGACCCTGCAGCTGCTGGTGAACACCTCTTGG CCCCAAGGGACTCGCAGCCCCAGCCAGGACACCCACTATACCCAGGAGCTGCTGGCAGTGCTTGGGAGCCGTGAGGTGGACCCTGCCCAGGTGGGGGCTTCGGTGCGGAACCTTTGTGCAAAGACCCCCATTTACTGGGCCCGACGAGCAGAGA ggcccCAGAGGCAGCGGCTGATCTACCTATGCATCGACATCTGCTTCCCAAGCAACATCTGCATGTCCGTCTGCTTTTATTACCTCCCGGACTAA